The Denticeps clupeoides chromosome 4, fDenClu1.1, whole genome shotgun sequence genome segment GATACAGTTTCACCACGCTGGTGATGGTCTTTTATTCAAAGCCTTATCTACACGCAGACATCAGGAGCCTTCCCTTCTGTCACATGTCTACTGGGTAGTGTTGGAGGAacaaaagcttcttttttttttaaatgcgtgAGTGTGAACCTAGTGACGGCATCAAACATCTTACTATTTAAAATAACGAGAATGAAACAGGTACTCACAAAACAGAGATGCAGCTGCTTTCAGTCTCTTTTCCGTGACCagcaattattttattactcCCTCCTTTCTTGCCCGTTCGGTGGCATTTAATCCATAGCTGATGGCTGATGGAGGTACCAGGAGTACCAGTGGCAGCGCGGAGGGACCACTGCACCCCAGCCCTTAGGCCtccaacacaaaagcaggcAGGACGGGTGGGATTCGCTCTCTTTCAGATCTCCCCTCTGAGACGATGCCCACTGCACACGGCTCACATGCCCGTCCTCAGCCCGTTGCCGTGGCGATGCACTGCTGGCACTGACATTTTCCAGGCGGTTTCACCGTCCATTTCCACTCATCTGTCTGTCGGCAGCGGTGATGGATGCCCTTAATCCTTCAGAGCTGGAGTTcatgtgtgttgtgctgcattaAATGATGATGTAATCTCAACACaggtactctctctctctctctctctctctcggtctgCTCCCGGAACGACTGAGATGGTTCCCTGGCAACAACATCTCTCTGTGCTGtgccctccttctctccctccctccttcggTGCACTCGCTCCACCCTCTTTTAATTCCCATCACATCCCCTCCTGCCTTCctctcccccctccccctctttctctctgtctccaaTCACAGCTGCCGGATGCTGTGTGCTGCGTCGTTAAACAAGAGTCAAACCCTGACTGGACCAGCTGTCAGACATGCTTCCTTCTTATTGGTTGAGGCCATTTGTCTCCCGATACATTGTTGGTTCCAAGCAAAATCAATCCCTTGGGTGTGAGCTAACATACTtggccatcatcatcatcataaccataataataacaacaacattgtcAAGCACTCCTGTTTTTTGTTTGATGCCAATAGATGAACAAGCATTAACTTCTGACCATATGAtaagaacaacaacaaacaaaattgTCCTAATCCGGTTCGGCAGGGTctactccggatctggagttcggaccggagtttcatgttggtcctgttttagtatgtttcctgattgttttcacctgtgtatgactgtataaagctgacctgtttgtgtctgtttgccgaaggggtcattgtttggtgatgtttcccctgttgtGTGATCATGTTTAAatccctgttttgtgacgttgtgcgtatgcgtccttcttcctctaCTGAATTcatatgtttcatttttattagtttttcattgttattagtttttcattttaatcagtttttattagtttcataATGTATTGATTAGTTGGATTTGCCCCTATTTGGTTGAGAATTGTTTAACTTTAAATGTAAGATACTATTTActaaaaatattacatacaaattagctaaacaaaatgtgtgcaaattgtTACCTCAATTTAACTGGGTTGATTCTATAGGTTGCTTTTTGTAGTGTGATAGAGCTCAATGTAATGATTACAGTCAGAAGTATTAATAAacacctttataaaaaaaatgtcaaaaattttTTGTGCTCTTCATGAAGGTAATTGAGTTGTGCAATGTAACAGTCAATAAAAACAGTCAATTTCAGCTGGAATTGAAGTGGGTTCTCCActtttgcaaaaataaatcatgaaGCTGGATGAAAGGGGTCACCAGAGCTTGATGATGAGTATCATTGTTCCTTTGACTGTTCTCTATACCAGTAAATCGAGAACCTCAAGTTGAAATTTGTATAAAGATATGAACTATTTAATGTTGCGATTAAAGCATACACTAACAGTGAAAggattggacacacctactctgatGTGGCTATGGGGTCTAAGaaggagccattttgaagaatccagtgcaagaaacatttagtattttttgtagcaggagaaagtgaagtatatttgatgaatcagtttttttagAGTTGCCTCTCTTTTCTGTCATGGCTTcttttgttcactattgtcatcattaatataatgtattatattaataaatgagaGATTGTTCCATTTTGTGTGCTCTATCAATCTAGGCAAAAATCACATGCTCTTTAGATACAACAGCCATAAACCAATGTTCAAAGTGCGCATTCTTACAGGAGAGCACGCCGCATTGGTCCATGTGACCATCACAACCATGTGACCATCACAAATATAATagcatttttattaacaatCTTATAAAGTTAAATcttatgagttaaatgttataATGTGTGCTctattattctttattattatttttgttggaGTAATGTTCATTTGTGATTTTACATTGTTGGTGCATTTAATATCACCTTACAACCTTCTTGTATGCTGTCGTGTTTGCAATATACAACagattctttattatttttgttacaACTGATTTGAACACAGGACCTATTACTCTAGTAGATGGGCTCAGAAATCTGAAAAACCTATAATTCTTAAAGAAGCAACTCAGTCTCAGCTATTTCGATTGATGATGCGACCATCATCACCAGATAAATGTTACAGTTACTGACACTCTAATAAATCTCAAAGAAGTGGGTCAGTCTCAGGAAATTCATCTGATTCCGAGACCATCACCACCAGATAAATGTTATAATTACTAGCAATAGTATATATCTTAAAGAAGCAACTCAGTCTCAGCTATTTCGATTGATGCTGCGACCATCATCACCAGATAAATGTTATAGTTActgacaatatttaaaaatcttAAAGAAGTGGGTCAGTCTCAGGAAATTCATCTGATGCTGCGACCATCACCACCAGATAAATGttataactagaagccaaaattccaggggaaattttgatgggtctgtccgggcattggtcacagctgcgggcatggaatttgtaaaatggggcttctttactgtggtactgcagtatcacttcaaagaagtttaattttacaaatccgttgtttctttacgtttgacggtctttgcgtggcggtctttaacgttctttaatgttcttttttgccattctcagcacaataataaatggtctgtcttcctgacagacccaattactAACAATCTAATAAATCTCAAAGAAGTAGGTCAGTCTCAGGAAATTCATCTGATGCTGCGACCATCACCATCAGATAAATGTTAAATTACTAGCAATAGTATATATCTTAAAGAAGCAACTCAGTCTCAGCTATTTCGATTGATGCTGCGACCATCATCACCAGATAAATGTTATAGTTActgacaatatttaaaaatcttAAAGAAGTGGGTCAGTCTCAGGAAATTCATCTGATGCTGCGGCCATCACCACCAGATAAATGTTATAATTACTAACAATCTAATAAATCTCAAAGAAGTGGGTCAGTCTCAGGAAATTCATCTGATGCTGCGACCATCACCACCAGATAAATGTTATAATTACTAGCAATAGTATATATCTTAAAGAAGCAACTCAGTCTCAGCTATTTCGATTGATGCTGCGACCATCACCACcagataaatgtaataatagCTAATAATCTTAAAACATCTTAAGGAAATGGGTCTCAGGAAATTCATCTGATGCTGCAgtttgctgtgtttgattaCTCCGGTTGttttaaaagttcattttaCATTGTTGGGGGATTTATCATCACCAAAGGTTTGGCAGCGAGAGGATCTATAACCTCTTAGCTGAATTCTGGCGTGTCTTCAATATACATCAAATTCTTCATTATTTTTCGCTATAGTGGATTTGAACACAGGTCAAGGGCTCAGAAATCTGAGTAAACTACTACACGCTCTTCAGACACAACAACTACAACCAATGTTAACAATTTTGGTGGTTTGATCAGTAACATCAAAAATTACAGATGAGATTTTATTGCAAGATGAGTTCAAGAGGTTTGGGAACGAATTGTTCTGTACGCATATTTGACATTAGCACTTACCTAACCAGTGTTGTAATTACTAACAATATTATTCATCTTAAAAGATGGGTGAGTCAAAGTAAATTTGGCTGATGctgaataaattataaaaaaaaactgaaactttCCAATTTCATCTTATTTTTTAGTTATCATTTTGAAACTTTTGTGTTCTGAGAATGAATCTGTAAAGGGGGCACCTTGGCTCACAACCGACTGTTGTAATGAGCTAAGCTCTTGAGCCGTTTTACTCTCAGGCAAAACATGACACCCCAGCAATCTCACGTCCAAGGCCAGCCCGGTAGGACTCAATATtcataacaaaaacaaaaaaacttccaGAACATTCAATAAGACAGTAATTTATTGATCTCAGACTTGTTTTGTTTTACGAGCCCAGTGCTTCTTCACTTGGACGCTGGTGTCCATTCATTTTTGCCATGGCGTTCCTCATGAAGCAAATGCTGGGAGACAAACTGCAGAACATGACGGGAGGAGGCGGTTCGGACGACAGCGAGACTCCAGGGGATGGAAAAGAGACCGCTGCTTCCAAGGGAATGTCTCGTGAGGAGTTTGAGGAATACCAGAAGCAGCTAGTGGAGGAGAAGTGAGTAGAATCGCTCCTGCGTCCTACAGGTGAAACCGGACTGTTACATTGGTCATTAAAGGTTACACATCTCTATAATTCTCTGGGCATAATCAAATTTACTCTGCCTGGTTTAGGATTTCAGCAAAATCTAAATGGGCTGATAGGTGATTTAGGTGAAGCTCATGTCGTTTTTACTGATATTTGTATGTTGGCATGGTCCCAAATGCCTCGTAGTACTCTAATCTCCCTCCGGCATTACAACTAAACCCCCTGTAGTGCCAGCGCAGCACAAACACATGGGATGAGGGCTTAGTGCCAGTCACTGAGATGTAAACAAACCCACCTGGATGCCCACATGGGAACCATGAGACTGTTTTCATGCTTAGAAGGTTGGATTAAATGCTGTTTAAAATAAGCATGGAGAGCTATACTGCAGCCACAAAAGCCACATTTCTTAATACTACTTGCTGTCGGAAGCTACATTTAGCTAGATTTTAGGCAACATTACCCCTTACTTAAAATGCACAGAACATGCCTTACAACAGattaatataaagaaataaatgatgcactggttaaaaaaattattatattacacatacacaaaaatgcatgtaTTTCCATATGTTATTTCCTCAAATGAGGAATGTGActgtttattattacatttacagcatttataagacactcctatccagagcaacttgaattttacaatcagtagttacagggacagtccccccccagagacactcaggtttaagtgtcttgctcagggacacaaaggtagtaagtggggtttaaactggtgactttgtggttcataggcaaaccccactactactattattataataaatacctTCTGCCctcatttgttgtttttgtttattatatatatttctattttgactataatttttatataatttatttttctttaattgacATTAATCTACtttaatttacggcatttatcagagggtggtagtagcctagtgggtaacacacttgcctatgaaccagaagacccaggttcaaaccccacttactaccattgtgtccctgagcaagacacttaaccctgagtgtctccagggggggactgtccctgtaactaagtcgctctggataatggcgtctgataaatgctgtaaatgtaaatgtactttcagCTTTGCACAGTTTGGAAATTTGTGCCCCACTTGAatcaattaaatattatttgattCACATTCAAATGTTCTAGATGTTCACTAGTTCCAAATGTAAATCTCTCTGAGCCAATGTGCTTCGAAAAGAAAGACACGCCAGTTTCACGAAAGCTGCCATTATAGACCCCCCCAACCACAGCTGATTAGCCTGTAGTGTTAAACGGTGAAATGGCGCCCCCTTCTGGTAATGCAGTTTTGGTAATGCAGCGACCAGGCACAACTTAGTGAGGTCATGCTTCATTCACTAGATACtgcaaaaaatatgaacatttattaaGTTATCTTTATTATTACTGGTGTTCTGCACATTCTGTTGCCTCTTGTTTCAGACTTAATTGTccaaacatttcctttttttcatatttccaaGCTCTTAATTCGGAATAATTTCCTAGGTAATCAAAAGTCGTATtgcatataaaaaatgaaagcaaataCGAATAAATGTCAAGATCCATAGTGCAGCTGATATTGTCATGTCTGACACCAATTCTGAGATTAGTGGTCGCGGGTTAGTCGTCATTACTGGCTTGCTCTGGTAAGCAGAGTGACATGCTTGCCGGTTCGACCTGCCCAGTCTGTGACATTAATTCCTTAAGTGGGAATTACAGTGGCTATTAAAAGTAACCAGTACTTCACAATGCACAATGGATATATATTTTGaatcacatttgtatttttccaAATACAAACACGTAATTCTTACATTATTATATGCATTAGTGGACTGCCCTGCACTTCTGCATTGCCAACATTTTGTTTCAATGCAGGATAAGGAGAGATACCGAATTTGCCACCAAGAAAGCTGAGAGGGCAAACCTGCGCGTGCACTTGCGGGATAAATACAGGCTGCCTGCGGTAAGCAGCTTCCTTTTACGTCATTTCACCTACCCCGCCTCTCTCTGAGCGTTAATGAATGTGTATCATGTACATGTTATGAGGAGCATTTAGATTTAGATAAAAATAACATTCGAGAGATCATGCAAGTTCACTGattgttgtaatattttatatgcTGCCACATGTAAGATCTGtacataataatttacatttacatttacagcatttatcagacgtctttatccagagcgacttacaatcagtagttacagggacagtcccccctggagacactcagggttaagtgtcttgctcagggacacaatggtagtaaacattttaaatggactTTTTTCAGAGTGCCCAAGATGATGCAACCATTCAGATGGCTGGGGATGATTTAGACCTTCCAGAGGAGCTCGCAAAAATGgtggaagaggatgaggaggaagaggaagtgaacAATTCTTTTCTGGGCAAGATCCAGAACTTGGACATTGACAGCATGAAAGCCAAAGCTCAGAGCACAGTGACCGAACTGAAACAGTCTGCAGAGGAGAagtgtgctgtgatgtgaaGGCTCCTCACTCACAAAAGGCTCCTCACTCACAAAAGGCGTTATTCTGACGAAGCTCATTAGGGAAGCGAGCTTGAGTGAGATTTAGAATGTCCTCAATAATGGCACTGTACTACTGGGCAAAGTCGCCGTGTGGCACAACATGGCAGAAGCTGAAGTCTCTAATGAAGCAGGGCTGCACTGTGCTTATCTCACATCTCTGTAAATGGGACTGGATATTCCTTGCATGAAATGGAATGGAGACGTACTGTATAATGCTAGATGGCAAGTTGgactaccactactactactaataataataattgtaaatttgtatttaCAAGTTAAATTCATGTTGGTATCAGCGATACAGAGCCAATACGGGTATTTTGTACAAAATCGAACTTAAAAGTGTGTCCTGAGGCACTATGAGATtttttgggggtggggaggTGTCTCGGTGGGTGTTTGTCTTGGGTACTGAGCTGATGGCGGACGGGGTTGGTGCTTGCCCAACGCACCAAACAGGCTGTCCTTTTCTGTGACCTTGCTGAGCCACGTTGACGTGTGAGAAGCCGCATTTCTACCAGCACGTTCACTTTCATTTGGAACATTGTacagaaaatattgataccatTGTGCTAGTATCGATCCAATACCGATACCAACTTGGTATCGATTTTTAGGATCAATCCACACATCCCTACAGCACACCCTCTTCCCATCTCACACATCACCATGCAACACACATCTATAAAAATCACTAGACCAGGCCACCAGTGTCCTCTGTCACAGGCTCCAGTTCTAACGTGTGTTCCGTCACCCAGCATTAAGGTCATGGCAATTCATTCTGAATGATTCTCTGACCAACACTTCAACAGACGTTTGCTTGCTTGAGGTGAGGGAAGCAATGGTGCTGAGAATGACCACAAAACTGgaaatatgaaacacaaattaagaaaattaaggagggaaaaaacatttttataatagcTACGATAGTAAAAACTACACTCATAAAAAGCTTATGTGAAAATACTGACTCTTGAGAAAAATCCATAAACATCTACTGTCATGTTCTATTCATTTTGATCAAATTTGTTACAATGTGATTTGTTTCTCTTTACTCCTGGTCAATTATCAATTatcaaataatcaaatatttcataaaatagTTACACTCTTAAATGCTATATGTGTGTTTGGCCTACGATTTTAGATAAATGGTTACTGTTCTTTTAGAGTATTTCCTCTTGCCACCAGTATAAGTTGTAAAATGACCATTTTATGCAAATAATGTGCTACAGTGTCTGCACAGTGGCTGTGACACTATTATAGCGCCATCTAGTTGTCAAAAACTGAGGTGCAGAATGGTTTTGAATCATCTGAAGTGCAGGGGTTACAGTAGAgcacaaattctttttttttttttatctctgaaTTAGCATGACCTTCTCCATGATGTTCTGAGATTGTGTAAACCTTATAAATCCAGTCCTCAGATCTTGTTCAATCCTGTGAAATATTGTACAGTTGCaatgtatgattttttattaaaaatgcaccTCTGACCACATTGCATCCTACTTCCATCATTGTTCCTTCTGGCTGTCGCAGGCGTCTGCTCCCTGTGCAGCCCGAGCAGACAGCAGTAATTTGATTTTCTGCCATAACAAGATTACCTGTTTTGTTTTCATCACTTTCGCAACGAATCGCCAACAGCAGCCAGACACTAATGACCTGGAACGCGGATCACAAGACATCCCCTTAGGCAATGAAGACGCGACCTCGTGCCAGCAGTCGGAACGCAACAGGTTTCCCCTGCTGGTGGGACGTGTTAAATCCAGGCCTTCCCGGTTCATGTTGGATCATTACACACGTATCACGGTCAATTTGAAAAATTCACGAATTTACTCATTGGCACAGTCGCACACAACTGTACTTAGCTGTGCAAACTTTGCTAGACTGGATTCCTTTAACTAATGAGATGAGAACTATTCTAGTCTTTCGTTATCGTGCCATTGCACCTCCTGCCTGTCCTCATCTCCTCTccttccacctccaccctgtCTTTCCTGTCTCTGGatcccttttttcccctttcctcCTTCAGTCCACGCCCCGCTCGCGTCTGTAGCCCTTCCCCCTTTACCTCGGTAAGCTGACCCAGCGCCTTTAAGCGTTAGCTGCTTTGTCACTAATAGGATCAGAGTGGCTTAAATTGTCATCTGATAAAACTAAGCCGCTTGCTAACTACGCAGCTCCCTCTTAACCAATTTGCACTCAATTAGGATAATGGGGAAGTAAGCGAAGAAGGACAGCATTAATATATTAACGTGATAAAATGATTATTGGCCTCTTCTTTGATGGCATCTCTGTGGCTGAAAAACTGGCAGAGAATGCCGTGCAGGTTTGGCCAAGAAAACAAGGAAACCAAAAAACAGCAGGACTTTTATCTAGAATCAGCCTATACTGATGGTTTTGACTGAAATATGCATCATGTTTCTCCTCAGTTTTTCCAAACCATTTGTCTTCGCGCAGCGTAAGGACAATCTGGACCATATTAGATGAAATTAGACTGTCTGCCTGGTACATACAGAGGCATAAACCCTTTATTATAACGTTTTAAAGCCTTTTATTCTGACCCTTGCGTTTGGCTCAGTGCTCTGTCTCCACCTCACAGGTCCTTGTCTTTACAATGTGGCTCCCAGTTAACTGAGGTCATCTAATTACATTTAGTTGTACGGCCAGGCACTTGCAAGTATCACCTTACTAAGACAATTAAAAAGCACAAACCATCCTGTCGTAGTTAGACATCGCTGCATGGGTCGTAAATGATGAAAACTTGTTTCGGCTttgtaaaaaaatgatgataGCGATCACTTTTGTCTTGGATGCTGTAGTGTTGCTCTTATGATGTAATTCTACTGCCCACACGCTCAAAAGATGCCATATGCAACTGGTAACTCCCAGCATGCAATTCTGAAACAAACCACAGGAggtgttttcattttcaaaaatgtcataTATTGTCATCTAGCGTCTCTAGTATCTGGCTAATCTAGGAAGGCTAGTCTACAAATTGTAGGCAAAGTTACACCCATTAACCTTTTGATT includes the following:
- the cplx4c gene encoding complexin-4c — protein: MAFLMKQMLGDKLQNMTGGGGSDDSETPGDGKETAASKGMSREEFEEYQKQLVEEKIRRDTEFATKKAERANLRVHLRDKYRLPASAQDDATIQMAGDDLDLPEELAKMVEEDEEEEEVNNSFLGKIQNLDIDSMKAKAQSTVTELKQSAEEKCAVM